tcaataataatgaatatatgcaaaacaaaaaaaaaaaaaaaagcaagatAGAATATAACAATATCTTTTGGATGCATATGCATGTCTGTAATTGAAAAGCTAAATTATATATGGATGGAGAAGACATACAAAGGtatgttaaatttttgaaagGACCCATTTGGGTTTGACTTTTAAAGATGGAGGGCATCTTTGCGAGCAATTGGAGAGTTGTGAGATCATTGTCTTCTTTTTCATCAGCGAGGTAGTCATAGCGTTTCAGAAGCCATAAAGCTGTGCCTGCATTGAAAAAGCCATGAACATGTATGTTACCAACTTCATTTTATGATGGAGATGATTGAAAtgatgagagagagagagagagagagagagagagagagagagagatggaCCAAAGAACTGATCAATGACAGCAGTGTGAAGAATGGACATCTTATCGGTTCGGTGAAAATGAATGTTGGGATCAAGTTGAAGGTCTTGAAGGAAGAAGCTGAGCAAGTCTGTCTTTCCAAGAGCAGCTGCTCTGTAAACTGGGGTTTCTCCCAAATTGTTCCTCATCTCTATCAATTGAAGATACTGCTCCGACCCAGCTTCCTCCTCGTGCTCCAGAATGCTCTTTGTCATCTCCACTTCCCCTGTGAAGGCCACTTCATGGAGTGGCGTGTTCCCCATGTCATCCTGCAACCTCAGCACACGTTTTATGTCACCCTCACCCACCCACTCGATCATTTCCCTGTACATTTCTGGGTTTCCACAGTGTGCTGCGTAGTGAAGAGCTGTGCTGTGGTGCAAATCGATTTGCTTATCCAACAGATCCTTGTGTTTGTTGAAAAATTTCCTGAAACCTTCCCAGTCATATCTCTTCGCCAATATGTATggccttttcattttttcaatgtGCATGGCTACTTGCCTTGTCAACTctaatttctttctcattaCCTGTTCCTCGTTCATCACTCCCTCGTCATCCAACCATTCCTGTCTCTCTCCTTATATCATGGAAAGGATTAATCCTTAACCCAGAAGCCACAATTTTCAGCATATGTACTTTGCTTAATTAATTCACAAAGTGAATAAGCTTGCAAGAATAACTAAAGTCAGAGGTTTCCCTTTGCTTTCCAACATTATGTATTCCCGTAATTCCTGAACTGCCTTTTTTAATACTCACACGCACAGACATATTCATGAAAGTTGAGATTCTTCTTAGCGATGAACTTGTTACAAATTTGAGAACAACGGTCACTTCAAAGAAATATAGATTCATACACTGTCACGcaagttttcttcttccttctgtAAAGCAATAAGCACATCACAATAATGAACTTAGATTATAACAGGGTACATGTCTTTGTtggtattattttaattacaaaaatgtcgcATTTAGGTGAACTGATGAAGTCTCGTATTTCTTTTCACAAATTCCTCTGCTTTTTATTATCATAGGttactcatttaatttttcaaatcaattacCTGGGTAATTCCCACTACACTTTCCtctttttcattaaacttttcattaaaattagtGAGTGTTATAAACTGGACCTGCAAAATCAAATTACAAACTCTTAACATTTTATTTGGTATAaacaattatatcaaaatattattaaagaatataataattcaacattagattaaactatttataaataatttttatttaatattgtttttatcaCCAGTTGATCATATTATATgctatttttaaatagtttttatatttttataatagtaatatatttttgtcaactATTCTTTggttgattatatttatattattttttacgtAAAAAAATGTCATTGGACTTGAAGTGAGGGAGGCCCAACGATTCCAAAATAGAACACAACACTAAAGCCCAAAGATGACCCAACCCACTAATTTGTAGTGGTGGTGTCTGTGAAACGGCGAGACAAGAGAAAGGAAGCACGGAAGAGCAATAAGATCGCTGGCTGTCCAGGAGAACGTGGAAAAGCAAAACGACGACCTGAGAAAGACACCGACCCGGATCTGTTTTCTTGCGATAGGAGAACGCTTGCAAGAGAGAATCACGGAATTGTAACCCTGGTGCGTTCTTCGCTGAATCGACTCTAAACTCGTTCGAATTTGCTCGAGTTCACACCTACTTCCGAGTTAACTAGGTTTGAGGGTGTGGGAACGTAAATTCCTCCGAGTTTACGGGTTGACTGGCGATCTTGATAACCTGATAGCGACATGTGTGGATTCTCTAAACTGACGCTTAATTCTCTTGTGGTCACATAATTGAATATCTGAGTTTGTGTTGTTGAAAACTTGAAATTGTTTTGTATCTTTGTATTTCTGTTTATGAATTTCGTAGGGTGAagtgatgaatattttttttcttatgcagTACAACCTTCCTTGACTGCAAGAACTTCAGTCTTCAAGAATCTGCCAATTAATTGCAAGTCTTTTCATCCCTTCTTGTGTTAAAGTTTCTGGTTTTCCCACCAGATCCCAATCTAATATGGTTCTTTTTTATTCGGGTGAAAAATTTTAGGAGCAAATAGCTCTGGCAAGATATGGCTACTAGACGTGTTCGTTACTCCCCTCTTGCTACAGACGACAATGATGTTGCTATTAATAGACCATTTGACCCACGATTTGATTATACACCGAAGGCCTTGGATAAAGTTCCCTGGAAATCCATTGCCCTTGCACTCTTCTTGCTATTTCTTGGTTCAGGACTTCTGTTTCTTTCATACTTTATCTTCACTGGTCATATGGGGGGAGAACGTTCTCAAGCATATGGCCTTTTAGCCCTTGGCTTCCTTAGCTTTCTTCCAGGTATTTTGGATTCCTTGAATGTGATATGCATTATGTATGTTCAGTATCTTGTTTAATGAATGTAATAACAAGAAAATTAATGGTTGTGACAACTCTGAGATTTCTGAGCTAGTATCCTTTTGAACGAATTGGTTCTTAGTTATGCCTTACGAGCCGTAGAGATATTTTTAGCTCAAACTGCATTTGATCTTTACCCAGAGAAACACAAAAGCATGCCAATTTTGTCAATGTTCAATTGAATCTGGTGAAATGGGGGGTGCTGGATGCACTTCTTTGTTAGCAGATGGATAATTCACAAATCATAAACCTTTACAATGAATCAGTTAAAAATGTTTCAAAGAAACGTGGCATACCAATACTTACTTACCTGATGAGAATATCATTGCATATAATACGAAGCATACCAGTATGATCCATATCAGCTGTCCTCTTTGCCTATGCCACCACATAAAATATGCTAACTTGACATTAACGTGCCATTAATACTGTAGTAACACAATTTCTTTAGCTAACACCTTTACTTACGTATTATAAAAAACACTTTAATGTTTAATTCTATGATGGATGAGATTAGAATAAGAGACGGGCATGGAATGGGTAGAGGTGATCTTCATCTCTATGATTATGTTTACAATTATGAATTAAGGATTATTTCCATCATATATACGGAATGATGTTTCTTCCGTAATTTTTAGCCTGTTTCATTTGTTCTAGAGCATGAGATGTCTCACTTCTTTTTTCCATAGATGCTTCCTcaactataaattttaatttagtttgtatTTACCATGACAGATATTAACATATCTGCTACGTGGATCTTTTGCTggaaacataatttttcttgatttctggatACAGGTTTTTATGAGACTCGAATTGCATATTATGCATGGAGGGGTGCTCAAGGATACCGGTTTTCTGCCATCCCTGATTATTAGAGCATTACTAAAAAAGAGTAACAGAGCTATACCCTGCAAACTTTGTAATGATCAAATTTGGGGTTGCAACTTGTATGTTTGAATGACTGATACAATAAAATGGTAGATGTAATCGTTTTGATAGAGAAGTAGTTAATCCAGtgacaaaatttagaaaaaaaaaatgcatatcaCTTGAAATGATTTCAATCAGAATTGTGACAATTAGGCATTTCAGTGAGGTGAGATCAACTCGTTATTGACTTTTAATTGTGACAATTTCTAATTTCTAATGATATGGGAATTATAACGGATCTTCTCAAGACTCACTCAATCTACGGTTATTCTTTCTGCTGATAAATGCGATTAAGGACACGTTTTAATAAACTTTTGCATAAaacaataagaagaaaaagtaaattaatttttacatataaaagttaaaaacaaaaatatggataagtattgtaaaatattcaaattatatttagaaaattttaattttaatttataagagaATCTATTTGTTTCCTATAAATTTTTACAGAGAAGTTTATTTAAACGGACCTAAAAACTATGGGACATAGATTGCGCGCCAAATGAAAAATGCGCAAACGAGGCTATTGCCAAAAAAGTAAAGTGgcatttatctttcattcttttatttttatagtgtaTTTAGCACAAATAGTTTcaataatgtaatttatttaatacacGATAAAAGCGAAAAGATTAATCAAGCTGGAATAATTGCAAATTGTGGATAGCCCCATTGAATAGTtcaataaataactaaaattcgTTATCACGAGTGAATTATTAAAACATTCACTATCTTTTCAATCTGCAGCTTCAACCATGGCATTATAACAATCACTTTCAATCatgcatttcttttcttttcataactTGCCAGGATTTAAATAATGAAGGTGCGGTGAACTAATTTTGGATGGGAAAAAAATGTGAGATGAGAGTATTAAGATAATAGTTTCCGTAATCattgtgatttaatttttttgtgggCCCACCCAGAGCATAATaatattgcttttattttactCCATGATTATTATTCTGTTTAACAATTAAGAGAAGTTAACAAGGCCTTCATTTTGGAAGTTaatagaaggaaaagaagtcaACTGGTTGTATTTTTACTTGTGGAAATGGTTAATCTTTTTCTATGACAgagttattagttttttaagaaCTTCCACGACAGTATTATTAAACATGGAAAACGCAAAAATTGGTCTTGCATACCGTTTTAATGATCATTACAACCGTCTTATCTTTACTTAAAgacttaataccgcttttgatCCATAGTTTGAGAGGTTTTATTCAATatggtcatattttttttagtaacaatttaTTCCACTTTTTGTATTTAGCTACTCCGTGATGACTACCTAGCCCAGCCTCCTAAATTGGAGTGACCAATTTAGATTCTATGAGatatttttcctaaattttgttaagaaaaatgaacacaatatgatttatattactaaaattgaaatttactGCTTACAAAAAAGTTTGTTTCTTTTACCATTAtttactctaacaaataatggtaacaatattcaaataataaagcaACATAATTCTTCTCTCAATCATTCATTTTCCAAACCATACAGATGCAAGCACGCGTTTCATTACGACCCAAACAAGTTTTTGCTGTACAGAAACCTGTCAAACTTTCCGCGTAGAATATGTGAATCCATCCacgtaattttaatttaatcactaATTTTGAATTccagttttatatatataataatcgtATTAGCTATTTTAAAAGAGATTATATTGCTATTAGTCTTCGTATGTATTGTaatattctcatattttatGATTGATCCGTCTTGAATTGATAACTGCCATCTTCGCCCAAAGACAATTCCAATTTGCAGTATccagaaactaaataaataatcatgAAAATCAATATAAGAATATTTAACGAGGAGACAGAGACAACAAGAGCCAGTAATATCGGActattcatttttcattatttctcaACTGATGcaattctcttattttttttaaggatttcGCTCAGATAATAATATGACAGTTGCTTAGGTAAAATTAGTAGTGAGTGTAATGTAACCTATAGATAAAGAAGTTGATAATGTCTTCATTTATTTGGCAAACTTATTATTGTCTTtagttttaaaaagtaaataatgtcGAATTgagtatgatattaaaaattacaCTTAGTACTGGCCATAAAACATGAAGTGAAAATGAATAACAAGAAACTTAAAAAGAGaagttcaaattaaatattataatattttttttaaatatgaagctagttagatataaatatatgacacaaatatttttaggattagaatttatcaaaatttaaaaaataaagattcttctctttttcacttACATAAATCCTTATAGAGTAAATGTCACCttattcaacaaaatatttcaCATTAAGTTCAAGAATTTAAGCATATCTATTCTCAAACAAATGATTTATCGATTGTCTTATCTTAGGCCAATAATCCATAAAGATTAATCAtgtcacaataaataataaacacaaaaattaaacactAATGAAGAACATTATAgcattctatatataaaaagtacaaagaaaatttaatgattatatctaactcaaaaaaagaaaatttagttactgataaaattgaataacatgaaatctataaaaaaagttaataatggTGATGAAAGTCATGGATGGTGTTTTCAtcccttttcttctttgcacttcttttgctctttttttttttctgtcttctctgtttgatatatgatttttaaagccaataaaaaacatttcataAGTAACTTGTTGAGTTACAACGACAAGGTTCGTAAGTAACGTTTgtatttacatgtttttttgtcaataaatcTTGATAGGTTAGAATTAGAAagctatttatttttatcagtttttTGGATATTCTTATTATATAGACTTTAAgctataaatattatatatatatatatatatatatatatatatatagagagagagagagagagagagagagagagagagaggaggaccttacaattattttatcacATAAATATTATGTGATGATTAAtgcaatattatttatttactggTCATGTCTTGGAAActggtttttcttttattgaaatagACTTTATTCTGGTGCTAtatgatgtaaaaaaaattctattccATTTACAAATTTATGGATATAGAATTGAATAAAGGGATTGTTTAGTTTACACAAATATAATCTTTAGATTGTCAAATCCATCTGTAttgaaaaaaagattatttgtttattttgtttaatccACATATGTTCAACATATATAATGGATCCTTGCATTGCATGCACGTTGATTGTTACAAAACCttcattcataaaattaaaatgaataagcATAAACAATGCATGtgctttatatatatagttgcaGTCCCTTTGCAATAAATTTGTTCTGTACCATAAAAATACAACAACAATTTATAGATTGTACTATATATTCATAAATGGACCATGACTTAAGTGCTATAACTAAGTTTTCTATTCAcacttttctttaataatttatctaCTCATTGGGATATCCCAAGTCCACGTAACACAGTTTGCCAAATATGAAAACATCCATAATAAATAACAATCATATTGAAAAGAATAATAGTCTGAAcatttaaactaataattttaaaataaatttagaattttaaagaagttaattgtaaaaaatataatatcataatcaTAGTAGTTgtatagtaaaattttaattgacacaataatatttttttgacatgtttaatctgaaaaaaatgtattactaAAAGctgtaataatttatattgaaaatactTTATGGGGTTTTCTATTGTCTAATAATttctgattttaaaatattaagtatttGAAATACGATCATGAAATTcttgtcatttattttttataaatattttaaaaaatagatttaaaaggAACAAAATTATGTAGAATTATAAGATGATtgtaagaatttagaaaatcataatatattcaaaatagtaaaattgcATTCAAGCCCTCCAAACCAGAAAATTTACAATTctcaaacattttgaaaaagttttagGAGAACATTAATTTGCTGTTGAATAACTATGTCATGTGTCGTGCAGCCTATGATTGGATCAATCTAATCAACCAACCTAACTGCTTATGAAAGTAGTATTTGTCATTTTCTTGATACAAAACTCACACTATAATTGAAGTcaattccatattttttttaaactctttttactaatgattttaaattttcaaaacttatactatagatcattttaaaaattaattcacgtctacaagaaaaaaaacataaatcacTATCATTATACTTATAGtaattttataactataattttataatttttttttatcaaaatatattttatttgatgtacAGAACTCAAAATTTGTGGGATCtcagtttttctttaaatgtatttcattaaaatatgttgataatTTCACCTTACGGTACTTGTAATCATCCAccattaaaactaaaataaaaaaattattaaaacaaacatctttatatatatatatatataaagatatatatatatatatatatatatatatatatatatataataaagtacttattagttgaattttaaaaattccaataatgataaaaatatgtattttaaaagttgaaaacatTACTAATTCAGATACATAAATATCACATCAcatcatttataattatatcaactaattttttattccaagaaagaaaaagttacaccacactaaaaatcaaaattttactatttttaaaaaattgtattaactattttcttatgagactaatatttataatcaaatacACTTGAGTATCAAAACTACAATTTTGATTGTAACGAAAAAGGAAcatgtagttttattttattattattaaactcGTTTAACAAAatgtctgtttttttatttgatatttttcatcTAAATGATTCAAGTAGTTAATAaagtacat
Above is a genomic segment from Vigna radiata var. radiata cultivar VC1973A chromosome 10, Vradiata_ver6, whole genome shotgun sequence containing:
- the LOC106775238 gene encoding transmembrane protein 230, which encodes MATRRVRYSPLATDDNDVAINRPFDPRFDYTPKALDKVPWKSIALALFLLFLGSGLLFLSYFIFTGHMGGERSQAYGLLALGFLSFLPGFYETRIAYYAWRGAQGYRFSAIPDY